From the genome of Cryptococcus depauperatus CBS 7841 chromosome 1, complete sequence, one region includes:
- a CDS encoding tRNA pseudouridine(55) synthase, whose product MPKVPSVPTMPLNGLFPIAKPTGMSSMKAIDNITPLLIDSKLFDDPEKRAQPQSKNKRKKNLTQHGLKIGQGGTLDPLADGVLVIGVNRGTKHLNQFLECNKEYESIGLIGAATASMDADDPVCSTAPWEHITREDVEKVLDQFRGDIMQTPPIFSALKMDGKPLYEYARENKPLPRPIPVRKCHVSIELIDFTPASMAPGDGGHNYRWPEKRLSLEEKEVFRKLTECVRKAPNVVEDKSAAHEEKGVEDVDVGDSKERAVEPLVPDFDAPDYPEISPKTGIRPPTFTVRMTVSSGTYVRSIVNDIGLALGCGAHVVKLTRTRQGEFSLYGDEEVLSNVTSTSAPVPAEPSTSEDEAMDREKPKESGPVGGSIPWAVWERALAERAKMLQRERQEKEEDIMSGMSPEEIHQVYNLEAIRKRRWEGGWKEWEIEVMKRFKPVPVPINGGHGFRI is encoded by the exons ATGCCCAAAGTCCCCTCGGTCCCAACGATGCCCCTTAATGGGCTGTTTCCTATAGCAAAGCCAACGGGGATGAGCTC GATGAAGGCTATTGACAATATAACCCCGCTCCTAATAGACTCCAAACTATTTGACGATCCAGAGAAGCGTGCTCAGCCTCAAAGCAAGAATAAACGAAAGAAGAACCTTACACAGCATGGATTGAAGATTGGCCAAGGAGGGACGTTGGACCCTTTGGCAGATGGCGTACTTG TGATTGGCGTGAACCGAGGCACAAAACACCTTAATCAGTTTCTCGAATGTAACAAG GAATACGAGAGTATAGGTTTGATTGGAGCAGCCACGGCATCTATGGACGCGGATGACCCTGTCTGTTCAACTGCGCCCTGGGAACACATTACTCGTGAAGATGTCGAGAAAGTACTTGACCAATTCCGAGGCGATATCATGCAGACTCCTCCTAT cttttctgctctcAAAATGGATGGCAAGCCACTTTACGAATATGCACGTGAAAACAAACCTCTTCCCCGCCCGATACCCGTACGGAAATGCCATGTATCAATAGAACTCATAGATTTTACTCCTGCTTCCATGGCACCAGGCGATGGTGGGCACAATTACCGCTGGCCTGAAAAGAGACTGAGTTTGGAGGAAAAAGAGGTATTTCGGAAATTGACAGAGTGTGTACGCAAAGCGCCAAACGTTGTTGAAGACAAATCTGCCGCCcatgaagaaaaaggtgtaGAGGATGTGGATGTCGGCGATTCTAAAGAAAGGGCTGTTGAGCCATTGGTTCCTGACTTTGATGCTCCCGACTACCCCGAGATCTCGCCCAAGACAGGCATTCGACCACCGACCTTTACTGTCCGCATGACTGTATCGAGCGGCACCTATGTCAGGTCCATTGTCAATGACATTGGGCTGGCCCTTGGCTGTGGAGCGCATGTTGTCAAGTTGACAAGGACGAGGCAAGGGGAATTTAGTCTCTATGGGGATGAAGAAGTGTTGAGTAATGTCACGTCAACGTCTGCACCGGTTCCAGCAGAGCCATCGACATCTGAGGACGAAGCTATGGACCGAGAAAAGCCTAAAGAATCAGGCCCTGTTGGAGGTAGCATCCCCTGGGCGGTTTGGGAGCGCGCCCTTGCTGAGCGAGCGAAAATGCTCCAGCGAGAGcgacaagaaaaggaagaagacatcATGTCTGGTATGAGTCCTGAAGAGATCCATCAAGTATACAATCTTGAAGCGatcagaaagagaaggTGGGAAGGAGGATGGAAGGAATGGGAGATTGAGGTGATGAAGAGGTTCAAGCCAGTACCTGTCCCAATCAATGGAGGCCACGGTTTTAGAATCTAG